From the genome of Ornithobacterium rhinotracheale, one region includes:
- a CDS encoding integrase core domain-containing protein, with product MHTSQETLHPQTQGKIERYHRSMKNVVKLHHYYAPEQLERAIDKFVQYYNSQRYHEALNNLTPEDVYLGRQDQILKLRKQVKINTLNQRKLNYCFGLI from the coding sequence GTGCATACATCTCAAGAGACATTGCACCCGCAAACACAAGGGAAAATCGAGCGGTATCATCGTTCCATGAAAAATGTAGTCAAATTACACCATTATTACGCTCCCGAGCAACTCGAAAGGGCTATTGATAAATTTGTGCAATATTACAACTCGCAAAGATATCACGAAGCTTTAAATAATTTAACCCCTGAAGATGTTTACCTAGGTAGACAAGATCAAATCTTAAAACTAAGAAAACAAGTGAAAATAAATACTTTAAATCAAAGAAAATTAAATTATTGTTTTGGACTTATTTAA
- a CDS encoding DUF6046 domain-containing protein — protein sequence MAEIFNIKELTARAFFDYVGPAFPAWWENNKTAFVAPSLRSISEARSKGSQYFMTLQVSDKKGEITLFPNEPLVDFSLSKTIVETATVGKYRRGKVKEYICTEDWEITIKGLCVDFEEPERYPAEQVQALNLLFEKNESLEVLNNKLFELFGIRNIVLKDIQFEAMQGQEGIQKYEISAVSDNDFYAELDDKKIERKKLLS from the coding sequence ATGGCAGAAATATTCAATATAAAAGAATTAACGGCACGGGCATTTTTTGACTATGTGGGGCCTGCATTTCCCGCGTGGTGGGAAAACAATAAAACCGCCTTTGTAGCCCCAAGCCTTAGAAGCATTAGCGAGGCACGCTCCAAGGGTAGTCAATACTTTATGACGCTACAAGTATCCGACAAAAAAGGCGAAATAACCCTATTTCCCAACGAACCGCTAGTGGATTTTTCATTGTCTAAAACCATTGTAGAAACCGCTACCGTGGGCAAATATCGCCGTGGAAAAGTGAAAGAATACATCTGCACCGAGGACTGGGAAATCACAATCAAAGGGCTGTGCGTAGATTTTGAGGAACCCGAGCGCTACCCTGCCGAGCAAGTGCAAGCCCTGAACCTTCTCTTTGAGAAAAATGAAAGCCTCGAAGTATTAAATAATAAATTATTTGAACTCTTTGGCATTAGAAATATCGTTTTAAAAGATATTCAATTTGAAGCAATGCAAGGGCAAGAGGGAATTCAGAAATATGAAATTTCAGCGGTGAGCGACAATGATTTTTATGCCGAATTAGATGATAAAAAAATAGAGAGAAAAAAACTTTTAAGCTAA
- the ligA gene encoding NAD-dependent DNA ligase LigA, producing the protein MSIKDKILQLRQEINHYNHQYYVLDKSEISDFDFDMKLKKLQDLEEKHPKFFDSNSPTQRVGGSVTKSFPTVAHAYRMYSLSNSYSEEDLQEWVQRVEKDLGEVSYFCELKYDGASISLTYENGNLTHAITRGDGIMGDEITANVRTIRSIPLKINGECPPLFYMRGEIVMPLKAFNALNEEREELGLEPFMNPRNTASGTLKLQDSSEVAKRGLEALMYNVAGENLPFDSQETMLNTARKWGFKVPNAGKKCSNIQEILEFIHYWDKKRHELPYETDGVVVKVNSMIQQEELGFTAKSPRWAIAYKFKAEQAYTKLKSIDYQVGRTGAVTPVANLEPVLLAGTTVKRASLHNADIIEKLDVRIGDTVIVEKGGEIIPKIVGVDLSQRPSDTEPTKFITQCPECGTPLRRNEGEAAYYCSNEDGCAPQIKGRLVHFVSRRAMDIESIGAETIALLYQQKLVNNIADLYRLKKEDILPLERMAEKSAENIIQALEKSKEMPFSKVLYGLGIRYVGETVAKKLVKAFPSIEELMQAPIQDLEAVDTIGTRIAESVKEYFAKPEHRELIADLKSFGLQMQAEQQEVLSQKLEGLSFLFTGKLTAFTRDQAKEMVEQNGGKIVSSVSKKLNYLVVGEKAGSKLKKAQEIERVKIITENQFLDLIK; encoded by the coding sequence ATGAGCATCAAAGATAAAATCCTGCAATTACGCCAAGAAATAAATCATTATAATCACCAATATTATGTTTTAGATAAATCGGAAATCTCTGATTTTGATTTTGATATGAAACTTAAGAAATTACAAGATTTAGAGGAAAAACACCCCAAGTTTTTTGACTCAAATTCTCCCACTCAAAGGGTGGGCGGAAGCGTAACTAAAAGTTTCCCGACAGTAGCCCACGCTTATCGTATGTATTCCTTAAGCAATTCGTACTCAGAGGAGGATTTACAGGAATGGGTGCAGCGCGTGGAGAAAGATTTAGGCGAGGTGTCATACTTCTGTGAGCTCAAATATGATGGAGCCTCCATCAGTTTGACTTACGAGAATGGAAATCTCACACACGCCATAACGCGTGGTGATGGAATTATGGGAGATGAAATCACTGCAAATGTTCGCACAATTCGGAGTATTCCTTTGAAAATCAATGGAGAATGCCCCCCCTTGTTTTATATGCGCGGTGAAATCGTGATGCCTCTGAAAGCATTTAATGCCTTAAATGAAGAGCGTGAAGAGCTTGGTTTAGAGCCATTTATGAATCCACGAAATACAGCAAGCGGAACGCTTAAATTACAGGATTCGAGCGAAGTGGCTAAGCGCGGTTTAGAGGCCTTGATGTATAATGTGGCAGGCGAAAACTTGCCATTTGATTCACAGGAAACTATGCTTAATACGGCTAGAAAATGGGGCTTTAAAGTTCCAAATGCGGGCAAAAAATGTAGTAATATTCAAGAAATTTTAGAATTTATACATTATTGGGATAAAAAGCGCCACGAATTGCCTTATGAAACAGATGGGGTAGTGGTTAAGGTAAATTCTATGATTCAGCAGGAAGAGCTAGGCTTTACGGCTAAATCTCCAAGGTGGGCAATTGCTTATAAATTTAAGGCTGAACAGGCTTATACTAAATTAAAATCAATTGATTATCAAGTGGGGAGAACTGGGGCTGTAACACCTGTTGCAAATCTAGAACCTGTGCTTTTGGCAGGGACTACTGTCAAGAGAGCCTCGTTGCATAATGCGGATATCATCGAAAAATTAGATGTGAGAATAGGCGATACGGTGATTGTGGAAAAAGGTGGAGAGATTATTCCCAAAATTGTGGGCGTGGATTTAAGCCAAAGGCCAAGCGATACAGAGCCTACAAAATTCATCACTCAATGCCCAGAATGTGGCACCCCGCTCCGGCGAAATGAGGGAGAGGCAGCTTATTATTGCTCTAATGAAGATGGTTGCGCGCCACAGATTAAGGGGCGATTAGTGCATTTTGTGAGTCGTCGTGCGATGGATATTGAAAGTATTGGAGCAGAGACAATTGCCTTGCTGTATCAGCAAAAATTAGTCAATAATATAGCAGATTTATATCGCTTAAAGAAGGAAGATATTTTACCACTGGAACGAATGGCTGAAAAATCTGCGGAGAACATTATTCAAGCATTAGAGAAATCTAAGGAAATGCCGTTTTCTAAGGTTTTGTATGGGCTAGGTATTCGGTATGTAGGGGAGACGGTGGCCAAGAAATTAGTTAAAGCCTTTCCGAGTATTGAGGAATTAATGCAGGCGCCTATCCAAGATTTAGAGGCAGTGGATACCATCGGAACGCGAATTGCCGAGAGTGTAAAGGAATATTTTGCCAAGCCAGAACACCGTGAATTGATAGCGGATTTAAAATCATTTGGGCTCCAAATGCAAGCAGAGCAGCAGGAAGTCCTTTCTCAAAAGTTAGAGGGGCTAAGTTTTTTATTTACAGGTAAATTAACTGCTTTTACCCGAGACCAAGCAAAGGAAATGGTAGAGCAAAATGGGGGCAAAATAGTATCCTCAGTTTCTAAAAAATTAAATTATTTGGTAGTGGGAGAAAAGGCAGGCTCAAAACTGAAAAAAGCACAAGAAATAGAGCGTGTGAAAATCATCACAGAAAATCAATTTTTAGATTTAATTAAATAA
- a CDS encoding transposase gives MRAELSVADLCRKYGISEATYYKWSKEFIEAGKKRLSGNETREATSEEVKDLRRENTVLKESLADLVIRYDIVKKSLNLLD, from the coding sequence ATACGTGCAGAGCTCAGTGTAGCAGATCTGTGTAGAAAATATGGCATCAGCGAAGCTACTTATTACAAATGGAGCAAAGAGTTCATTGAAGCAGGAAAGAAACGTCTTTCGGGTAACGAAACAAGAGAAGCTACCAGTGAGGAAGTCAAAGATTTACGCAGAGAAAATACCGTATTGAAGGAGTCTTTGGCCGATTTGGTTATTCGTTATGACATTGTAAAAAAAAGCTTAAATCTGTTGGATTAA
- a CDS encoding late control protein, with protein sequence MFVLESHIQIGVYSFRSISQVTITKSVDELADTCTIEMPTHFIIKEKGKELYTEQAIKAGDEVTVTLGYEGVYRGVEFKGYVKRVKTGTPVVVECEDAMYLLRRKNITKAWEHTTLKEVLQEVVKDTPIRLANNIPDIKLEKWIIKNANGTQVLKKLQEEFRLTIFIDDDGKLYAGLQQLTNIGEVVVYDLNYNIISNDLEYRTKEERKIKVRYTYVDKKNKRQTIEVGDPEGEVRTFHTSVVSDEKKLKEMALAEIEKMKYDGFDGSITSFLIPFATRGMKARLIDKDLKNIDEDYFIKKVETSFGTSGARRKIEIGARL encoded by the coding sequence ATGTTTGTTCTAGAATCACATATCCAAATAGGTGTCTACTCTTTTCGCAGCATCAGTCAAGTAACGATTACCAAATCCGTAGATGAGCTGGCAGATACTTGCACCATTGAAATGCCTACACATTTCATTATTAAAGAAAAGGGAAAAGAGCTTTACACCGAGCAGGCCATAAAGGCAGGTGATGAAGTAACAGTAACCTTGGGCTACGAGGGCGTATACCGTGGTGTGGAATTTAAAGGCTATGTAAAAAGGGTAAAAACGGGCACCCCCGTAGTAGTGGAATGCGAAGACGCAATGTATCTACTCCGCAGAAAAAATATAACCAAAGCTTGGGAGCACACCACGCTGAAGGAAGTGTTGCAAGAAGTAGTGAAAGATACGCCCATTCGTTTGGCAAACAATATTCCTGATATAAAGTTAGAAAAATGGATTATCAAAAATGCCAACGGAACGCAGGTATTGAAAAAGCTACAAGAAGAGTTTAGGCTTACAATTTTCATTGACGATGATGGGAAATTATACGCAGGGCTCCAACAGCTAACGAATATCGGAGAGGTAGTGGTGTATGATTTAAACTACAACATAATTAGCAATGATTTGGAGTATCGCACCAAAGAAGAAAGAAAAATAAAGGTACGCTACACCTATGTAGACAAAAAAAATAAAAGACAAACCATTGAGGTCGGCGATCCAGAGGGCGAGGTTAGAACTTTTCACACTTCGGTAGTTTCAGACGAAAAAAAACTAAAAGAAATGGCGTTAGCAGAAATTGAAAAAATGAAATACGATGGCTTTGATGGCAGTATTACGAGCTTTCTTATTCCGTTTGCCACTCGTGGAATGAAAGCGCGCCTTATAGATAAAGATTTGAAAAATATTGATGAGGACTACTTCATCAAAAAAGTAGAAACCAGCTTTGGCACCAGTGGTGCCAGACGAAAAATAGAAATTGGAGCAAGGTTATGA
- a CDS encoding NAD(P)/FAD-dependent oxidoreductase: MNIPDLSIKRVVVIGAGFAGLNLAKKLNKQNLQVVLIDKNNYHTFQPLLYQVATAGLEADSIAHAVRTLFKKEKNFHFRIAQISHIDTQNKKIHSDIGDLSYDYLVIATGSKTNYYGNKNIETYSMPMKSIPQALDLRHLVLQNFEAALLTDDLAERERLMNFVIVGGGPTGVELAGAFSELKNHVLPNDYPDLDIRRMNVHLIQAVDRLLPGFSDKASTKVAEYLLKMDVHVWLNTIVQDYDGKVAKTNLRNFETSTLIWAAGVQGSTIDGIPEQSVERGRYKVDVYNKVIGVEDVYAIGDIACMQSQEYPQGHPMVAQPAIQQGKHLARNLNALSTGKEMKTFKYNDKGSMATIGRNKAVADIGKFKFTGFFAWMIWMFVHLISLVGFRNKVVALVNWVIQYFQYNKGVRLIIRPYRRKVKEISEAENIVSVLEADKKS, translated from the coding sequence ATGAATATTCCTGATTTAAGCATCAAGCGTGTCGTTGTCATTGGTGCTGGTTTTGCGGGGCTTAACCTTGCCAAAAAACTCAATAAACAAAATCTGCAAGTCGTGCTGATCGATAAAAACAATTATCACACCTTTCAGCCATTACTATACCAAGTGGCTACAGCTGGGCTTGAGGCAGACTCTATTGCACACGCAGTGAGAACTTTATTCAAAAAAGAGAAAAACTTTCATTTTAGAATCGCACAAATCAGCCATATCGATACCCAAAACAAGAAAATTCATTCAGATATAGGAGATTTAAGCTATGATTATTTAGTCATTGCCACAGGCTCTAAGACCAATTATTATGGCAACAAAAATATAGAAACTTATTCTATGCCTATGAAATCGATTCCGCAAGCCTTGGATTTGCGTCATTTGGTATTGCAGAACTTTGAGGCAGCATTGCTCACAGATGATTTGGCAGAGCGCGAACGATTGATGAATTTCGTTATCGTGGGAGGAGGCCCAACGGGCGTAGAATTAGCAGGAGCCTTTTCTGAATTAAAAAACCATGTTTTGCCAAACGATTATCCCGATTTAGATATCCGAAGAATGAATGTGCATTTGATACAAGCGGTAGATCGACTATTACCAGGTTTTTCAGACAAAGCTTCGACCAAAGTTGCCGAATATTTGCTAAAAATGGATGTGCATGTTTGGCTCAATACCATTGTGCAAGATTACGATGGGAAAGTCGCCAAAACCAATCTCAGAAATTTTGAAACCTCAACCTTAATTTGGGCAGCAGGAGTGCAAGGTAGCACTATTGATGGAATCCCAGAACAATCCGTAGAAAGAGGAAGATACAAAGTAGATGTATATAATAAGGTAATAGGCGTAGAAGATGTTTATGCCATAGGCGACATAGCGTGTATGCAGTCGCAGGAATATCCACAAGGGCACCCTATGGTAGCGCAGCCCGCCATTCAACAAGGAAAGCATTTAGCTCGCAACCTTAACGCCTTGAGCACAGGAAAAGAAATGAAAACCTTTAAGTATAACGATAAAGGATCTATGGCTACCATTGGGCGAAATAAGGCAGTAGCAGACATCGGGAAATTTAAATTTACAGGATTTTTTGCATGGATGATTTGGATGTTTGTACATTTAATTTCGCTTGTGGGCTTTAGAAATAAAGTAGTAGCACTCGTAAACTGGGTGATCCAATATTTTCAATACAACAAGGGAGTGCGCCTCATAATTCGCCCATATCGTCGTAAAGTAAAGGAAATCAGCGAGGCAGAGAATATAGTAAGCGTTTTAGAAGCAGATAAAAAATCCTAA
- a CDS encoding transposase: MVKKQTKSEKLIKEVRRNTRQVYNAEQKILIVMEGLRAELSVAELCRKYGISEATYYKWSKEFIEAGKKRLSGNETREATSEEVKDLRRENTVLKESLADLVIRYDIVKKA; the protein is encoded by the coding sequence ATGGTAAAAAAACAAACAAAAAGCGAAAAGCTTATTAAAGAAGTTCGCCGTAATACACGCCAAGTGTACAATGCAGAACAAAAGATTTTAATCGTCATGGAAGGCTTACGTGCAGAGCTCAGTGTAGCAGAGCTGTGCAGAAAATATGGCATCAGCGAAGCTACTTATTACAAATGGAGCAAAGAGTTCATTGAAGCAGGAAAGAAACGTCTTTCGGGTAACGAAACAAGAGAAGCTACCAGTGAGGAAGTCAAAGATTTACGCAGAGAAAATACCGTATTGAAAGAGTCTTTGGCCGATTTGGTTATTCGTTATGACATTGTAAAAAAAGCTTAA
- the cas1 gene encoding type II CRISPR-associated endonuclease Cas1: MLYRSIYIGNPAYLKLKDQQMKIICPESKNEKGSIPVEDIGLIMLDHFQITLSHQLIQQLMGNSVVVISCDAHHLPHGMMLPLYGHSEHSQRVKYQLEASEPLKKNLWKQVVEAKIANQAEILKQLNTYYEPMLEYQKQVKSGDTTNMEGIAAQHYWKYLVSPDFLRERFGESPNQFFNFGYAVLRSIVARALVETGLLPVIGIFHRNKYNPYCLADDMMEPYRPFVDGLVVKWLNQYPEAEELNKEFKAYMLQIATMDVRIENNTRPLIVAVKTTITSLYKCYTGEKRQLSMPEINEFRPI; this comes from the coding sequence ATGCTTTATCGTTCTATTTATATTGGAAATCCAGCCTATCTGAAACTCAAAGATCAGCAGATGAAAATTATCTGCCCAGAGTCCAAAAATGAGAAAGGTAGTATCCCCGTTGAAGATATTGGATTGATTATGCTAGACCATTTTCAGATTACACTTTCCCATCAATTGATTCAGCAGTTGATGGGAAATAGTGTAGTTGTAATCAGTTGTGATGCGCATCACCTACCTCACGGAATGATGCTTCCTTTGTACGGACATTCCGAACATTCACAACGCGTAAAATATCAATTAGAAGCCAGTGAACCCTTAAAGAAAAATCTTTGGAAACAAGTAGTAGAAGCCAAAATAGCCAATCAAGCCGAAATTCTAAAACAATTAAACACTTATTACGAACCAATGTTGGAGTACCAAAAGCAAGTAAAAAGTGGCGACACCACCAATATGGAAGGCATTGCAGCTCAACATTATTGGAAATATTTGGTTTCTCCAGATTTTCTAAGAGAACGCTTTGGTGAGTCACCCAATCAATTCTTTAATTTTGGCTATGCCGTACTGCGAAGTATTGTTGCCAGAGCCCTTGTAGAAACAGGTTTATTGCCCGTAATAGGCATTTTTCATCGAAATAAATACAACCCATATTGTCTGGCAGATGATATGATGGAACCCTATCGCCCCTTTGTAGATGGATTAGTTGTAAAATGGCTAAATCAATACCCTGAGGCAGAAGAACTCAATAAAGAGTTTAAAGCCTATATGTTGCAGATTGCTACAATGGATGTCCGCATTGAAAATAACACTCGACCGCTGATTGTCGCTGTAAAAACTACGATTACATCCTTGTACAAATGCTATACGGGAGAAAAACGACAACTTTCAATGCCTGAAATTAATGAATTCCGACCGATTTAA
- a CDS encoding peptidogalycan biosysnthesis protein gives MEIKIFGKIEEVPIEWQKLASDIFLSAKYLKANEESTPKNYQTYYVTLWEKGQIQAISACQILSFNLSQVGASAWFLKSLVSKLKFIAFSFGNMMLTGNHAAVFASVESEQYFYTHIEEIAERIQKLSGIQRDVLVLKDFNFKEKTKIKAFLPQFSSIKVQPNMVLNIPENWENFENYLQDMRTKYRTRAKRALKKSANLKFSTLSLNEIEQYENEIYKQYQYVYENAKVKSYLLPKNYFYTLKNELKDDFELIAGFLDKKMVCFYTLIKNGRELESGFLGYDAAYLQAYALYQRMLYEMIAKGIVLKVQKIIFSRTALEIKSSVGAIPEEVFVFAKAKNLVLNYFLDKIVAFFYKKPKFEARNVFR, from the coding sequence GTGGAGATAAAAATATTTGGCAAAATAGAGGAAGTGCCTATTGAATGGCAGAAGCTAGCAAGTGATATTTTTTTGAGTGCTAAATATTTGAAAGCCAATGAGGAGAGTACACCCAAGAATTACCAAACATACTATGTAACGCTATGGGAAAAAGGACAAATACAGGCGATATCTGCGTGCCAAATATTAAGTTTTAATCTCTCTCAGGTAGGTGCAAGTGCTTGGTTTTTAAAAAGTTTAGTTTCAAAATTGAAATTTATTGCATTCAGTTTTGGGAATATGATGCTCACAGGAAATCACGCAGCCGTATTTGCTAGCGTAGAGTCTGAGCAATATTTTTACACGCATATAGAAGAAATCGCAGAGAGAATACAGAAATTATCTGGAATTCAGAGAGATGTATTAGTGCTGAAAGACTTTAATTTTAAAGAAAAAACAAAAATAAAAGCCTTTTTGCCTCAATTTTCAAGCATAAAAGTGCAACCTAATATGGTACTAAATATACCAGAAAATTGGGAAAATTTTGAAAATTATTTACAAGATATGCGCACCAAATACCGCACACGAGCCAAGCGGGCGCTTAAAAAATCTGCTAATTTGAAATTCAGTACTCTTTCTCTAAATGAAATTGAACAGTATGAAAATGAGATTTACAAGCAATATCAGTATGTTTATGAAAATGCCAAGGTGAAATCTTACCTTTTGCCTAAAAATTATTTTTATACATTGAAAAATGAATTAAAAGATGATTTTGAGCTAATTGCGGGCTTTTTAGATAAAAAAATGGTGTGTTTCTACACTTTAATTAAAAATGGCAGAGAGTTAGAATCTGGCTTTTTGGGCTATGATGCGGCGTATTTGCAGGCGTACGCTTTGTATCAGCGTATGTTGTATGAAATGATTGCAAAGGGAATAGTTTTAAAAGTGCAGAAAATTATATTTTCTCGTACTGCGTTGGAAATCAAGAGTTCTGTGGGGGCAATTCCTGAGGAGGTTTTTGTTTTTGCTAAGGCGAAAAACTTAGTTTTAAATTATTTTCTAGATAAGATTGTTGCTTTTTTTTATAAGAAACCTAAATTTGAGGCTAGAAATGTTTTTAGGTAA
- a CDS encoding RNA polymerase sigma factor RpoD/SigA gives MRQLKITKQVTNRETASLDKYLQEIGKVDLITAEEEVELAQRIKAGDKIALEKLTKANLRFVVSVAKQYQNQGLSLPDLINEGNLGLIKAAQRFDETRGFKFISYAVWWIRQSILQALAEQSRIVRLPLNKIGSINKINKAYAALEQEHERAPSAEEISDQLDMTEEDVKESIKNSGRHVSMDAPLVEGEDSNLYDVLRSGESPNPDRELMNESLRIEIERALQTLTPREADLIRLYFGLNGRHPMTLEEIGETFDLTRERVRQIKEKAIRRLKHTSRSKILKTYLAR, from the coding sequence ATGCGCCAACTAAAGATTACAAAACAGGTAACTAATCGTGAAACTGCGTCGCTAGACAAGTATCTGCAAGAAATCGGTAAAGTGGACTTAATCACTGCCGAGGAGGAAGTGGAGCTTGCTCAAAGGATTAAAGCTGGCGACAAAATTGCACTGGAAAAATTAACCAAAGCTAATTTAAGATTCGTGGTATCTGTTGCAAAACAATATCAAAACCAAGGACTTAGCCTTCCAGATTTAATCAATGAAGGCAACCTAGGGCTTATCAAAGCCGCCCAAAGATTTGATGAAACCCGTGGTTTTAAGTTCATTTCCTATGCCGTGTGGTGGATTCGCCAGTCCATCTTACAAGCGCTAGCAGAACAATCGCGTATTGTGAGGCTACCACTCAACAAAATTGGCTCTATCAATAAAATTAATAAAGCTTATGCCGCACTAGAACAAGAGCACGAGCGCGCCCCCTCTGCCGAGGAAATCTCGGACCAGCTGGATATGACAGAGGAAGATGTAAAGGAATCCATCAAAAACTCTGGACGCCATGTCTCTATGGATGCGCCACTAGTGGAGGGCGAAGACTCTAATTTATACGATGTGCTACGCTCTGGTGAGTCTCCAAACCCCGACCGCGAGCTAATGAACGAGTCTCTGCGCATTGAGATTGAACGCGCCCTGCAAACGCTCACTCCAAGAGAGGCTGATTTAATCCGCCTATACTTTGGGCTAAATGGGCGACACCCAATGACGCTAGAGGAAATTGGCGAAACCTTTGACCTAACTCGTGAGCGCGTAAGACAAATCAAGGAAAAAGCCATCAGAAGGCTTAAACACACCTCAAGAAGCAAAATTTTAAAAACTTACCTTGCTCGATAG
- the cas2 gene encoding CRISPR-associated endonuclease Cas2: protein MNSDRFNAYRVMWVMVLYDLPTETKAMRKAAQLFRKRLEDDGFSLFQFSIYVRHCPSRENAEVHIKRVKSILPKYGKVAIMHITDKQFGDIEIFFSQKREDPPPTYQQLELF, encoded by the coding sequence ATGAATTCCGACCGATTTAACGCCTATCGAGTCATGTGGGTAATGGTATTATACGATCTTCCAACTGAAACCAAAGCCATGCGAAAAGCAGCTCAATTATTTCGTAAGCGATTGGAAGACGATGGCTTCAGTCTTTTTCAGTTTTCTATTTATGTACGCCATTGTCCAAGTCGAGAAAATGCAGAAGTACACATAAAACGAGTAAAATCCATATTGCCCAAATACGGAAAAGTAGCGATTATGCATATTACCGATAAACAATTTGGCGATATTGAGATTTTCTTTTCACAAAAACGAGAAGATCCCCCGCCTACTTACCAACAATTAGAGTTGTTTTAG